A genomic stretch from Sphingobacterium sp. ML3W includes:
- the nirB gene encoding nitrite reductase large subunit NirB, with translation MERKKIVIVGNGMVGNKICQKLKQKSDNLDIIVFAEESIRAYDRVHLTDYFKVSSMEELFLSKKEWYEENNVKIHLNDPIVDVNRSKKEVRSLQGLIAPYDYLVFATGSAAFVPPIPGVEKEGVFLYRTIEDLDLIKAYAAKVKKGTVMGGGLLGLEAAKALVDLGLEGTAVIEFAPRLMPRQIDDSASLLLQTKLAALGLSCLLQKSTSQLLGEKRLTGIAFQDGSSIETDLLVISAGIRPRDELARKIGLAIGERGGIVVNPQMQTSDPAVYAIGECALVNDMIYGLVAPGYEMAEIAAEHILGEEKSFKGFDMSTKLKLMGVDVASFGDPFISEPYARTILLEDRNKGVYKRLNVSTDGTRLLGGILVGEATSYNMLLQMVNNSMPLAEHPELLLMSEQGESKSAATGLEALPDSALICSCEGVTKAQICDAVISGNCENADAVKKCTKAGSGCGGCVPMVKDLVNYTMKQQGKYIRSTICEHFDLSRQELYDLIKIHELKSYDQVLDALGRGHGCEVCKPLVSSLLASLWNEMILSKGNDVAQDSNDRYLANIQKGGTYSVVPRIPGGEITPDKLIVIGQVAKKYKLYTKITGGQRIDLFGAHLNDLPLIWEELIAAGFESGHAYGKALRTVKSCVGSTWCRFGLHDSVSFAIKIEERYRGLRAPHKIKSAVSGCIRECAEAQSKDFGIIATEKGWNLYVCGNGGSKPQHALLLAADIDSETCIRYIDRFLMFYIRTADPLTRTATWLNKMEGGIDYLRNVVVEDSLGMGKTWEKDMQLLVDSYRCEWKVAVEDPEIRKRFVHFVNAPEERDESVRFDNMRGQKKAADWNLKTY, from the coding sequence ATGGAAAGAAAAAAGATTGTTATTGTCGGAAATGGTATGGTTGGTAATAAGATTTGCCAAAAATTAAAGCAGAAATCTGATAATCTAGATATAATTGTGTTTGCAGAGGAATCAATTCGTGCCTATGACCGGGTGCATCTGACCGATTACTTCAAAGTTTCGTCTATGGAGGAACTTTTCCTGTCAAAAAAGGAGTGGTATGAGGAAAATAATGTAAAAATCCATTTAAATGATCCGATTGTTGATGTAAATCGTTCAAAAAAAGAAGTGCGGTCATTACAAGGGCTTATTGCCCCGTACGACTATCTGGTATTTGCAACTGGTTCTGCTGCTTTTGTACCGCCTATTCCGGGCGTGGAAAAGGAGGGGGTATTTCTCTACCGGACGATTGAGGATCTGGATTTGATCAAAGCTTATGCGGCAAAAGTCAAAAAGGGTACTGTCATGGGGGGCGGACTACTGGGCCTGGAAGCGGCCAAAGCGCTGGTTGACCTTGGCTTGGAAGGAACGGCCGTAATTGAATTTGCGCCCCGCCTGATGCCGCGTCAGATTGACGACAGTGCTAGCCTGCTCCTACAAACCAAGCTAGCCGCATTGGGGCTGAGTTGCTTATTGCAAAAATCAACAAGTCAATTATTGGGGGAAAAGCGCCTGACGGGAATCGCTTTTCAGGATGGTTCATCGATCGAAACGGATCTGCTGGTGATATCGGCGGGCATACGGCCGCGTGATGAACTGGCCAGAAAAATAGGGCTGGCCATCGGTGAGCGTGGCGGGATTGTGGTCAATCCGCAAATGCAGACCTCAGACCCTGCAGTATATGCTATCGGCGAATGTGCATTGGTCAATGATATGATCTATGGTCTGGTGGCACCGGGCTATGAGATGGCTGAAATAGCGGCAGAGCATATCCTTGGGGAGGAGAAGTCCTTTAAGGGATTTGATATGAGTACCAAATTGAAACTGATGGGGGTGGATGTGGCTAGCTTTGGGGATCCCTTTATCAGTGAACCTTATGCACGGACCATCCTACTTGAGGATCGTAACAAAGGGGTTTATAAAAGATTGAACGTTAGTACCGACGGTACGCGCCTGCTCGGAGGGATATTGGTGGGTGAGGCCACAAGTTACAACATGCTATTGCAAATGGTCAACAACAGTATGCCGCTGGCGGAGCATCCTGAGCTGCTCCTGATGAGTGAACAGGGGGAAAGCAAATCAGCTGCTACGGGTTTGGAAGCCTTGCCGGACAGTGCCCTGATCTGCAGTTGCGAGGGGGTGACCAAAGCGCAGATCTGTGATGCCGTGATTAGTGGAAATTGTGAAAATGCAGATGCGGTAAAGAAATGCACCAAAGCGGGGTCGGGCTGCGGGGGCTGCGTGCCGATGGTGAAGGATCTGGTCAACTACACGATGAAACAGCAGGGGAAATATATCCGAAGTACTATCTGTGAGCATTTTGACCTGAGCCGGCAGGAACTCTATGATCTGATCAAGATCCATGAACTTAAGAGTTATGATCAGGTGCTGGACGCCCTAGGCCGCGGACACGGGTGTGAGGTCTGTAAGCCATTGGTGTCTTCACTGCTGGCCAGTCTTTGGAATGAGATGATCTTGAGCAAGGGAAATGATGTGGCGCAGGATAGTAACGACCGTTACCTAGCCAATATACAGAAGGGTGGAACTTATTCGGTCGTTCCCCGTATTCCTGGTGGGGAGATTACGCCAGACAAATTGATTGTTATTGGCCAAGTGGCCAAAAAATATAAGCTATATACAAAAATTACGGGCGGGCAGCGCATTGATTTGTTTGGTGCACATCTCAATGATCTCCCGCTTATCTGGGAGGAGCTCATTGCAGCCGGATTTGAAAGTGGGCATGCCTATGGTAAGGCCTTACGGACGGTCAAAAGCTGTGTGGGCAGTACCTGGTGCCGGTTTGGCCTACACGACAGTGTGTCCTTCGCCATAAAAATAGAAGAGCGTTATCGTGGGCTTCGTGCACCACATAAGATAAAATCAGCTGTGAGCGGCTGTATCCGTGAGTGTGCGGAGGCGCAGAGCAAGGATTTTGGTATCATTGCCACCGAAAAAGGCTGGAACCTATATGTCTGTGGCAACGGAGGTAGCAAGCCACAACATGCCCTGCTGCTGGCGGCCGATATCGACAGTGAGACCTGTATCCGTTATATCGACCGTTTTCTGATGTTCTACATCCGTACAGCCGACCCTTTGACGCGTACCGCCACTTGGCTCAATAAAATGGAGGGTGGAATCGACTATTTGCGGAATGTTGTGGTCGAGGATAGCCTCGGTATGGGGAAAACATGGGAGAAGGATATGCAACTGCTTGTCGACAGCTATCGCTGTGAATGGAAAGTTGCCGTGGAAGATCCCGAGATCCGGAAACGCTTTGTCCATTTTGTGAATGCTCCGGAAGAGCGGGACGAGTCAGTACGCTTTGATAACATGCGCGGTCAAAAGAAAGCCGCTGACTGGAACCTGAAGACGTACTAA
- the nirD gene encoding nitrite reductase small subunit NirD, producing the protein MNTQIDLQIDLQWLKACQIEDAIENGGVCLKLNNEQVALFYFARRNEWYATQNECPHKRQMILSRGMLGSLGDTPKVACPFHKKTFALDTGECLSGDECAIKTYPVKVENGTVYIGMTA; encoded by the coding sequence ATGAACACGCAAATTGACTTACAAATTGACCTTCAATGGCTGAAGGCCTGCCAGATCGAGGATGCTATTGAGAACGGAGGTGTCTGTCTTAAGTTGAATAACGAACAGGTGGCCCTATTTTATTTCGCCCGTCGCAATGAGTGGTATGCTACCCAGAATGAATGCCCACATAAGCGGCAGATGATTTTGAGCCGTGGGATGTTAGGTTCCCTGGGAGATACCCCAAAAGTGGCTTGCCCGTTTCACAAAAAAACCTTTGCACTAGATACGGGCGAATGTCTCTCGGGTGATGAATGTGCGATCAAAACGTATCCCGTCAAGGTGGAGAATGGGACTGTATATATTGGAATGACAGCTTAA
- a CDS encoding formate/nitrite transporter family protein: MDYISPKEVAGVMMNTAIYKSTLPIKDLLIRGALSGALLAISVTLALLATAQTGLGLVGAFVFPVGFVIIVILGLELVTGSFSLVPLAWLEGKINFKVMANNLFWVFLGNLLGSVLFALLFWAASTETGQASQLGNIEHSLIVISEKKTLGYGNHGAAGLFSAFVKAILCNWMVCMGVVMSMTSKSTLGKILAAGIPIFIFFALGYEHAVVNMFVIPAGMMFGAQVTMSDWWLYNQLIVTAGNIVGGLLFTGMAIYYTYHRREQVSTSQN; this comes from the coding sequence ATGGATTATATTAGCCCCAAAGAGGTAGCTGGTGTGATGATGAATACCGCTATCTACAAATCTACGCTCCCGATCAAAGACCTGCTGATTCGGGGGGCATTGTCAGGTGCCTTACTGGCGATCTCTGTTACGCTCGCACTATTGGCTACGGCACAGACCGGGCTGGGGCTTGTTGGCGCATTTGTTTTTCCTGTGGGATTTGTGATTATTGTTATACTGGGGCTGGAGCTCGTCACGGGAAGTTTCTCCTTAGTGCCCTTGGCCTGGCTGGAAGGGAAAATCAATTTTAAGGTAATGGCTAACAACCTGTTCTGGGTCTTCCTTGGTAACTTATTGGGCAGTGTCCTCTTTGCACTCTTATTTTGGGCTGCAAGCACTGAAACCGGACAGGCTAGCCAGCTTGGGAATATCGAGCATAGCCTGATTGTGATCAGTGAAAAGAAAACCCTAGGCTACGGCAACCATGGTGCTGCCGGGTTATTTTCAGCCTTTGTCAAAGCTATTCTCTGCAACTGGATGGTCTGCATGGGCGTGGTGATGTCCATGACATCCAAGTCTACCTTAGGTAAGATCCTGGCGGCGGGAATTCCAATCTTTATCTTCTTTGCCTTGGGTTACGAACATGCGGTGGTCAATATGTTTGTGATCCCTGCTGGAATGATGTTCGGTGCCCAGGTGACTATGTCGGACTGGTGGTTGTACAATCAGTTGATCGTGACGGCCGGTAATATTGTTGGTGGGCTGTTGTTTACAGGAATGGCCATCTATTATACTTATCACAGGAGAGAGCAGGTGTCCACCTCTCAAAACTAG
- a CDS encoding Crp/Fnr family transcriptional regulator, producing the protein MKTKKANTCDHSCLMCRYVLQEWLGQIDLHRKNIKLKKGEQFISEGEPVRGIYFVQSGIVKVYRNLGGRETIIRFAKKGDIVGHRGISSEQSIYPISATALAATQLCFVELPFFLSTLRINTELSYRLMLFFADELHLSEQKMANLVQLSVKNRLAWSLLLLHRVFAEGTEDGYIGLELSKKDLASYVGTTYETVYRMLAELADSDAITVDKKKIFIKNKELLNKLATEKYGE; encoded by the coding sequence ATGAAAACGAAGAAAGCGAATACCTGCGACCATTCCTGTCTGATGTGTCGTTACGTCTTACAAGAGTGGCTTGGGCAAATCGACCTCCACCGAAAAAATATCAAACTGAAAAAAGGCGAACAGTTTATCAGCGAAGGAGAGCCGGTTCGTGGTATTTACTTTGTCCAATCCGGAATCGTCAAAGTCTACCGCAACCTTGGAGGCAGGGAGACCATCATACGTTTTGCCAAAAAGGGAGATATTGTAGGCCATCGCGGGATCTCATCCGAACAAAGCATTTACCCTATTTCGGCCACAGCACTTGCCGCTACGCAGCTATGTTTTGTAGAGTTACCATTCTTCCTGTCCACCCTGCGTATCAATACCGAATTAAGCTATCGTCTGATGCTATTTTTTGCCGATGAATTGCATCTTTCGGAGCAGAAGATGGCCAATCTGGTGCAACTTTCCGTCAAAAACCGTTTAGCATGGAGTCTTTTATTGCTTCATCGCGTTTTTGCCGAAGGAACAGAGGACGGGTACATCGGTCTTGAACTGAGCAAAAAGGATCTCGCATCCTATGTGGGCACCACCTATGAAACAGTCTACCGAATGCTTGCCGAACTTGCTGATTCGGATGCTATAACAGTCGACAAAAAGAAGATTTTCATCAAAAACAAGGAACTATTAAACAAGTTGGCAACAGAAAAATATGGGGAGTAA